The DNA region AACACCTACCCAGTGAGGTAATCCTAACAAGGGTTCAACCAATGTACCTGCTCCTACCATTTGAGGAATGAGGTAAAACATTGATACAATTAATGTACTGATTGCTGCTGTAAGCTTAATCGCTTTTGAATTAAATTTTGAATCCAAAGCATCGGTAAAAGTAAATTTACCCAAACGCTTCATTGGCTCAGCAACTAAGAAAAGAGCTACAACCCATCCTGCAAGATAACCGATTGAATATAAAAACCCATCATATCCTACAAATGCAATCATCCCACAAATACCAAGAAATGAAGCCGCTGATAAATAATCACCGGCAAAGGCAACTCCATTTACCCCCCAGTGGATAGTTCCACCAGCAGCAAAATAACTACTGGATGTTTTTGTTTTTGAACCAAAGTAAAAGGACAATCCTAGTACAAATAATACAAAAATTACAAATAGAACAATTGCTAATATTGAAAATTCATATATCATAATTTATTCCTCCTTATTTAATTCGTTTTCATATTTAGTACAAAGCCAATTGTAAATCAGCCCAAGAACAATTGCGAAAACAATTAATCCGAAACCATAAATAACCGCAAGGTTTTGATTTCCGAAAACAGGTTTTCCCAGTGCTTCATAATTAGTAACTCCAATTGCTACAAAAATTCCATACACAATTGTGTATAAAATAAAAAACAAGACTCCTAGCCTTGATTTTTTTCCCGATGCATGATCTACACCGAGTTCTACTGCTGGTCCATGATCCATAAAATAATTTTTTTTAGTTTACATAAAATATTTAATATCATTTCAAGTCCTGTTATTATATTAACAACACATTACTATAAAAATAAGTAATTATTGCTTTACAACACAAAAAATAAGCTGGCAATATATATTAAATATTTAGTAATTTATGTTTTTTTATATTTTTTTTTAATATTTATAATTGAACTTATTCTAAAAAGTTAAAAAATATTAATCAAATAAAATTACCATGAAAAAACAACAAGCACAAGCAATGCAGTTGTTTTTTTTAATTAGCTAAGAAAAATATGGATTATATAACAATATCCTTACTCATATTTCAAAAGAAATTTGGGATTAATCGCTTTAAAGGAAACACGTCCGCTAATATCACGTTTTTCGTCTAAGGTTCTTAATACTATGCCTTCTCTTTGAATATTATTTAGTAA from Bacteroidota bacterium includes:
- a CDS encoding DUF485 domain-containing protein is translated as MDHGPAVELGVDHASGKKSRLGVLFFILYTIVYGIFVAIGVTNYEALGKPVFGNQNLAVIYGFGLIVFAIVLGLIYNWLCTKYENELNKEE